CGATAGTATCCTTTTTAAGGGAGGGTATGGTATTGCTGACAGAGAATGGAATGTTCCAAATACGGCTGAAACAAAATTTCGTATTGCCTCAAACACAAAACAATTTACCGCTGCTTGTATCCTTCAATTAGAAGAGCAAGGCAAATTAAGTCTGAACGATACTCTCGGTAAATATTTTTCCGGTTTTGAATATGGCAATACTGTAACGATTCATATGCTTCTTACTCACTCTTCCGGGATTCAAGATTATTTTCAATTTAAAGAATTTGATCTTAAACCTGCTGTGATTTCCAAAGATTCTATGGTTTCCCTCTTAAAAAACAAGCTCTTTAATTTTTTACCCGGTACTGATTTAAATTATAGTAATTCGAACTACTTTTTGTTGGGAATGATTATTGAAAAAGTTTCAGGGGAGAGTTTTGAAAACTATTTAAATAAACATATTTTAAAAATTGCGGATATGCACAATACAGGTATAGATTGCTATGATACTATTTTATTAAATAGAGCTAAAGGATATAAAATTTCATCCAATGAATATTCAAATGCTTTTGACCAGAATTATACATGGGATTTGATGTTTGCTGTTGGCTCAATGTATTCCACTGTAGAAGATATTTATCATTGGGATATAGCATTAAGGGGAAATGACATTTTGAGTGAAGCATCAAAAAATAAAATGTACTATCCTTATGGGTTTTCCATTGCCAATGAGAAAAAAAAAGCTGACCCATCCAATACAATGCCTCAAAGTATAGACCCATTATGGTATCATTTGGGTTATGGTGTATGGGTTGACACATTTATGACTCATAAACGAGTATTCTCCAGAGGAGGAACTTCCGGCTTCCATTCGACAATTTACAGGTTTGTTGATGAGAATATAATTGTAATCGTGTTACAGAATAATGAAGAGAATCCTGATAAGATAGCTGAACCCTTGTCTGCTCTTGTGTTTGGTAAAGACGTAGTTATTCCATATAAACACATTCCCTATGAAATTGATCCAAATAAACTTAAAAAATATACTGGAAAATGGGTTGGAAATATTTATGATGAAAAATGGGAAATTGAACTAATGATTATGAACAACAAGTTTTTTAGAAGAATTGAAGGCTATCCGGATTTGGAATTAATACCTGAATCCGATACAAAATTCTTTTATGCCGACGGACAAGATAAAGTATTTGAATTTATCGAAAATGGGGAAAAGGAAATAGAACAGGCTTGGTTCACAGTTAATGGTATTAGGTTTGTGTTAAATAAAATCTAACAGAAGAGTGCTCGTATTAAATGAAAAGAGAATTCTTCATGAAAAACTACAACAAATAATCTATTATCGCTTA
This genomic stretch from Crocinitomicaceae bacterium harbors:
- a CDS encoding beta-lactamase family protein, producing MKNILIILCIIADHCCLSQDTDQNNFANRVDEYMQAQSNINNFSGAILIAKNDSILFKGGYGIADREWNVPNTAETKFRIASNTKQFTAACILQLEEQGKLSLNDTLGKYFSGFEYGNTVTIHMLLTHSSGIQDYFQFKEFDLKPAVISKDSMVSLLKNKLFNFLPGTDLNYSNSNYFLLGMIIEKVSGESFENYLNKHILKIADMHNTGIDCYDTILLNRAKGYKISSNEYSNAFDQNYTWDLMFAVGSMYSTVEDIYHWDIALRGNDILSEASKNKMYYPYGFSIANEKKKADPSNTMPQSIDPLWYHLGYGVWVDTFMTHKRVFSRGGTSGFHSTIYRFVDENIIVIVLQNNEENPDKIAEPLSALVFGKDVVIPYKHIPYEIDPNKLKKYTGKWVGNIYDEKWEIELMIMNNKFFRRIEGYPDLELIPESDTKFFYADGQDKVFEFIENGEKEIEQAWFTVNGIRFVLNKI